GGGCGATCGCCATTGGCAACCCGCTGGGGCTGAATAGCACCGTCACCGCAGGCATCATCAGCGCCACAGGCCGCAGCAGCGCCCAAGTCGGCATTCCCGATCAGCGGGCCAGCTTTATTCAGACCGACGCAGCCATCAACCCCGGCAACTCTGGCGGGCCCCTGCTCAACGAGCGCGGCGAGGTCATCGGCATTAACACCGCCATCCGCGCCAACGCCCAGGGCCTCGGCTTCGCGATCCCGATTAACACTGCCAAGCGCATTGCCGACCAGCTCATTGCTACGGGTCGGGTCGATCACCCCTATCTGGGTGTGCAAATGGTCAACTTGACCCCTGAACTGAAGCAAAACATCAACGACGACCCCAATAGCCCGATTCGGGTTCAGGAAGACCGGGGTGTGCTGGTGGTGCGCGTGCAAAACAACTCCCCCGCTGCTCGTGCAGGGGTTCGCGCTGGCGATGTAATTACCAAAGTGGGTCAGCAGCCCGTCACCGCTTCGGAACAGGTGCAGCAGGTGGTCGAAAACAGCCGCATTGGTAGCCCGCTGCCGGTCGAAGTTCGCCGCAATGGGCAGACCATTAGCCTGAATATCACGCCAGAACCGCTGCCTAATCAAGCCAGGAACTAGGGAAGAGGAGTGAGGGGTTGAGGGGCGATCGCCCCGCCGCGAAGGCCGCTGGCTATTGGGGCATCCGACCAAGAGTCAGGCGAACCGTGCTAGAGTTTCGCTAACGTTTCGGTGCATTCCCGACTCCGGAACCGCACTCCTCAACCCTCCCCTCAACCTCCCCCCATCTCCTGCGAACATTTGAACAATGTGACCCTTGAAACGCTCATTCCCAAGGCAAATTTTCCGGTCTTTCGCTGTGAAGAATGCATCCGGATCAACAGCCAGTGGGTGCATCTGCGAATTTGCCAGACCTGTGGCAAGATGCTGTGCTGCGATTCGTCAAAACATCAGCACGCCCGCCGCCATTACGAAGAAACGGGGCATCCAGTCATGAGTTCGGCAGAATTGGGCGAAGGCTGGCTCTGGTGCTTTGTAGACGAAGCCGCAAAAGAGTATTGAGTCTGCGCCCGCAGCCATCGCAACAGACGCACTGCGCCAGACTTGCGTCAGATTTGCGCCAGACTTTTGAGCCGCGCTGAACCGAACCTTAACCCCAAACTCGACAAACCCCGCTAGGCTGTAGAGGTGGCGGGGCTTTTTTGTAAACGCCAACGGCAGTCCAGGGAAGTGTATCGATGCTCTCTCAACTTGTCCAGACCAGTTCCCGTCAAGGCGAAATCGCTGAGGTTGT
The Thermoleptolyngbya sichuanensis A183 DNA segment above includes these coding regions:
- a CDS encoding HhoA/HhoB/HtrA family serine endopeptidase, which encodes MKQSLIYLALTMVGAGAVVAGDRLLANQALAPIASTPMPAESVVSQVQAPAAVSAPSAAAAFASGGSNFIANAAERVGPAVVRIDSSRTVTRRVPEAFNDPFFRRFFGEEGMPPSSRIQQGIGSGVIIDASGLIITNAHVVDGADRVTVTLSDGRTFEGRVLGGDRVTDVAVIKIEGDRLPTATLGNSDLLRPGEWAIAIGNPLGLNSTVTAGIISATGRSSAQVGIPDQRASFIQTDAAINPGNSGGPLLNERGEVIGINTAIRANAQGLGFAIPINTAKRIADQLIATGRVDHPYLGVQMVNLTPELKQNINDDPNSPIRVQEDRGVLVVRVQNNSPAARAGVRAGDVITKVGQQPVTASEQVQQVVENSRIGSPLPVEVRRNGQTISLNITPEPLPNQARN
- a CDS encoding UBP-type zinc finger domain-containing protein produces the protein MSCEHLNNVTLETLIPKANFPVFRCEECIRINSQWVHLRICQTCGKMLCCDSSKHQHARRHYEETGHPVMSSAELGEGWLWCFVDEAAKEY